The Neisseria sicca genome includes a window with the following:
- the panB gene encoding 3-methyl-2-oxobutanoate hydroxymethyltransferase, whose amino-acid sequence MITVNTLQKMKAEGEKIAMLTAYESSFAALMDHAGVDVLLVGDSLGMTVQGRKSTLPVSLRDMCYHTENVARGTENAMIVSDLPFGAYQQSKEQAFAAAAELMAAGAHIVKLEGGVWMAETTEFLQMRGIPVCAHIGLTPQSVFAFGGYKVQGRGDKAEALLADAKAHDQAGAAIVLMECVPAELAKKVTETVSCPTIGIGAGVDCDGQVLVMHDMLGIFPGKTAKFVKNFMQGKDSVQAAVEAYVHEVKAKTFPASEHSFA is encoded by the coding sequence ATGATTACTGTGAACACACTGCAAAAGATGAAGGCGGAAGGCGAAAAAATCGCCATGCTGACCGCCTATGAATCCAGCTTTGCCGCGTTAATGGACCATGCCGGCGTCGATGTTTTGCTGGTGGGCGATTCCTTGGGTATGACCGTGCAGGGACGCAAATCCACGTTGCCCGTCAGCTTGCGTGATATGTGTTACCACACTGAAAATGTCGCGCGCGGTACGGAAAACGCGATGATTGTCAGCGACTTGCCTTTTGGTGCGTATCAGCAGAGTAAAGAACAGGCGTTTGCCGCCGCTGCCGAACTGATGGCGGCGGGCGCGCATATAGTCAAACTCGAAGGTGGCGTTTGGATGGCGGAAACCACCGAATTCCTGCAAATGCGCGGCATTCCCGTCTGCGCCCATATCGGCTTGACCCCGCAGTCCGTGTTTGCGTTTGGCGGATATAAAGTGCAAGGGCGAGGCGATAAGGCGGAGGCCTTGTTGGCAGATGCGAAAGCACATGACCAAGCGGGCGCAGCCATTGTATTGATGGAATGCGTGCCGGCGGAATTGGCGAAAAAAGTAACTGAAACTGTCTCTTGCCCGACCATCGGTATCGGCGCAGGTGTGGATTGCGACGGACAAGTTTTGGTTATGCACGATATGCTCGGCATTTTCCCGGGGAAAACCGCTAAGTTCGTCAAAAACTTCATGCAGGGTAAAGACAGCGTCCAAGCTGCCGTTGAAGCCTATGTTCATGAAGTCAAAGCCAAAACCTTCCCCGCTTCAGAACATTCGTTTGCTTGA
- the panC gene encoding pantoate--beta-alanine ligase, with the protein MQIIHTIKELREWRKNAGSVAFVPTMGNLHEGHLALVREAKKRADNVVVSIFVNRLQFGQGEDFDKYPRTLQQDADKLANEGVAVVFAPDEKELYPNVEQRFNVEPPNLQNELCGKFRPGHFRGVATVVSKLFNIVQPDTACFGKKDYQQLAIIKGFVEDLNFNIDIVPVDTGRAADGLALSSRNQYLSEAERAEAPRLYRELQRVAAELKNGNLDYVGLETETVRRLTEAGWLVDYVEIRHAESLAVARTGDKALVVLAAARLGTTRLIDNLEVSLA; encoded by the coding sequence ATGCAAATCATTCATACCATTAAAGAATTACGCGAATGGCGCAAAAACGCAGGCAGCGTTGCCTTTGTTCCGACTATGGGCAATCTGCACGAAGGCCATCTCGCCCTCGTTCGCGAAGCCAAAAAACGCGCCGACAACGTTGTTGTCAGCATATTCGTCAACCGCCTGCAATTCGGGCAGGGCGAGGATTTCGACAAATACCCGCGCACCTTGCAGCAAGACGCCGACAAACTTGCCAACGAAGGCGTAGCCGTCGTGTTCGCGCCCGACGAAAAAGAGCTGTATCCCAATGTCGAGCAACGTTTCAACGTCGAACCGCCCAACCTTCAAAACGAATTGTGCGGCAAATTCCGTCCTGGGCATTTTCGCGGTGTCGCTACTGTCGTGAGCAAACTGTTCAACATCGTCCAACCCGATACCGCCTGTTTCGGCAAAAAAGACTACCAGCAGTTGGCGATTATCAAAGGCTTTGTCGAAGACCTGAATTTCAATATTGATATCGTTCCTGTCGATACCGGACGCGCCGCCGACGGACTCGCGCTTTCCAGCCGCAACCAATACCTCAGCGAAGCCGAACGCGCCGAAGCCCCGCGCCTGTACCGCGAATTGCAGCGTGTTGCTGCCGAACTCAAAAACGGTAATCTTGATTATGTCGGATTGGAAACGGAAACCGTCCGCCGACTGACCGAGGCAGGCTGGCTAGTCGATTACGTCGAAATCCGCCATGCAGAAAGCCTCGCCGTCGCACGCACCGGCGACAAAGCCCTTGTCGTCCTCGCCGCCGCCCGCTTGGGAACGACGCGTCTGATTGATAATTTGGAAGTCAGCTTGGCTTGA
- a CDS encoding PilX family type IV pilin yields the protein MNTSITKSQGFTLVEMLIVVAIIGILSTIAYPSYIHYIERGYQSQAHTELLAINNALKTELVKNPTLKIKDEIEGDTGLVKAYKAAPEVAAKYDFSGEMKNKDAKNSRAYYLFATPKTGTDYKLSVWMDSLGNAYKCTDAESAKAKSTSKNGNTGCEQVGYKK from the coding sequence ATGAATACGTCTATCACTAAATCTCAAGGGTTTACGCTGGTTGAGATGCTGATTGTCGTTGCTATCATCGGCATCCTCAGTACCATCGCTTACCCTTCCTATATCCATTACATCGAACGCGGCTATCAATCTCAAGCGCATACGGAACTGCTTGCTATTAACAATGCCTTAAAAACCGAATTAGTCAAAAATCCTACCCTTAAAATAAAAGATGAAATTGAGGGAGATACGGGATTGGTTAAGGCCTACAAAGCTGCGCCCGAGGTCGCTGCCAAATACGACTTCAGCGGTGAAATGAAAAATAAGGACGCTAAAAACAGCAGGGCTTATTATCTTTTCGCTACTCCGAAAACCGGTACTGATTACAAACTTTCCGTTTGGATGGATAGTTTGGGCAATGCCTACAAATGTACCGATGCAGAATCTGCTAAAGCCAAGTCAACAAGCAAAAACGGCAATACAGGCTGTGAACAGGTAGGTTATAAAAAATAG
- a CDS encoding pilus assembly PilX family protein, whose product MRRPITLNHPAKASAQKGFALFIVLMIMIVIALLVVTATQSYNTEQRISTNDADHKFATTLAEAALREGENHIYEIEDGKKPFTDDCAEGLCKAANVTAGTYTIASGTITVSGSSKDEAWIREDNKKETKYIDINGIKYPGVNSGAKKDARYIIEYLSTNSTDNRTIYRVTAKAWGENENTVVILQSYVANE is encoded by the coding sequence ATGCGCAGACCGATTACTTTAAACCATCCTGCTAAAGCCTCTGCACAAAAAGGCTTCGCATTATTCATTGTCCTGATGATCATGATCGTCATCGCCCTGCTCGTCGTTACCGCGACCCAGTCCTACAACACTGAGCAGCGAATCAGTACTAATGATGCCGACCACAAGTTTGCTACTACGCTTGCGGAAGCAGCATTGCGTGAAGGTGAGAACCACATTTATGAAATCGAAGACGGTAAAAAACCATTTACTGATGATTGTGCCGAAGGATTGTGTAAAGCTGCTAATGTTACAGCGGGAACCTACACTATTGCTTCAGGAACAATTACCGTCAGTGGTAGTTCAAAAGATGAAGCATGGATTCGAGAAGACAATAAAAAAGAAACAAAATACATTGATATTAACGGAATAAAATATCCAGGTGTAAATAGTGGTGCGAAAAAAGATGCGCGTTATATCATCGAATACCTAAGCACCAATTCTACCGACAACCGTACCATTTACCGCGTTACCGCCAAAGCATGGGGGGAAAACGAAAATACGGTGGTTATACTACAATCTTATGTAGCCAACGAATAA
- a CDS encoding PilW family protein, translating to MNNKNRPHIPVKAGMQGFSLIEFLVASALSMIVLLAVSSGYFTARSLNTAATARLNVQQDLRNASNQIVRDARMAGNFGCFNMSAYDAKAVIEDFGSQEFFTLKNGQTLPAVRETNALGATGFAQSGKALIFQYGIDATSPTAATAVASSCTNITKPGEQITDGKKFLKTDGSQAGNISIMKHEVNAYAVGTVDGQEGLYRFQLADNGTWSNPQLLIKGIKNMDIHYFYTEGCPETFEGSEAASAPTPTTTTGNAQNQGTSQEKDEKFKYTKDFSNKETPASIEILLNGGNSINVGKNNDKNEVQIYRINATVRGGNKCADRLL from the coding sequence ATGAATAATAAAAACCGCCCACACATTCCGGTAAAAGCAGGTATGCAAGGCTTCAGCCTGATTGAATTCCTTGTGGCAAGCGCATTAAGCATGATAGTCCTGCTGGCCGTCAGCTCAGGCTATTTCACTGCACGCAGTTTGAATACTGCTGCCACAGCGCGCTTAAATGTTCAGCAGGATTTGCGTAACGCATCTAATCAGATCGTACGTGATGCCCGTATGGCGGGAAACTTCGGCTGTTTCAATATGTCGGCATATGATGCTAAAGCTGTTATTGAAGACTTTGGTTCCCAAGAGTTCTTCACGCTCAAGAACGGACAAACCCTTCCTGCCGTTAGAGAAACAAATGCTCTAGGTGCGACTGGTTTTGCACAGAGCGGTAAAGCACTGATTTTCCAATATGGTATAGATGCCACATCACCAACCGCGGCAACAGCAGTAGCGAGCAGTTGCACAAATATTACCAAACCAGGAGAGCAAATTACCGATGGTAAAAAATTCTTAAAAACAGATGGTTCTCAAGCTGGCAATATTTCAATCATGAAACATGAGGTAAATGCTTATGCTGTTGGTACGGTAGACGGGCAAGAAGGTTTGTACCGTTTCCAACTGGCTGACAACGGTACATGGAGTAATCCGCAGTTGCTGATCAAGGGAATAAAAAATATGGACATCCATTACTTTTATACTGAAGGATGCCCTGAGACTTTTGAAGGAAGTGAGGCTGCATCAGCCCCTACCCCCACCACCACTACTGGAAATGCACAAAATCAGGGAACAAGTCAGGAAAAAGACGAAAAATTCAAATATACTAAAGATTTTTCCAATAAAGAAACACCTGCCTCCATCGAGATCCTGTTGAACGGAGGTAACAGTATCAATGTAGGCAAAAACAATGATAAAAATGAAGTCCAAATCTATCGAATCAACGCGACTGTACGCGGAGGAAACAAATGCGCAGACCGATTACTTTAA
- the pilV gene encoding type IV pilus modification protein PilV, whose protein sequence is MKYITLHTKGRLKTSKASFAKTRYSDFYKPNQAGMTLIEVLVAMFILAIGVLALLAIQLRTVSSVREAEGQTIVSQLTQNLVEGMLINPRLEECTRNNSQRGFCKTYIDDYITAGSSDNPKNEKLDPTTSMSKKSLAKAQIAQFDQALRAALPESEFHYEICQDSSNKEPTYDGSFNSHCDKKADADTVIKVLWLKDAESDKAASGIKRHEDSIVYTYQVRVRER, encoded by the coding sequence ATGAAATACATAACATTACATACAAAAGGTCGTCTGAAAACGAGCAAAGCGAGTTTCGCCAAAACCCGTTATTCAGATTTTTACAAACCTAACCAAGCAGGTATGACTTTAATTGAAGTCTTGGTGGCCATGTTCATCCTCGCAATCGGCGTACTCGCCCTGCTCGCCATCCAGTTGCGTACCGTTTCCAGCGTACGCGAAGCGGAAGGGCAAACCATCGTATCCCAGCTCACTCAAAACTTAGTTGAAGGTATGCTGATTAATCCAAGGCTGGAAGAATGCACTCGTAACAATAGTCAGCGTGGATTTTGTAAAACATACATTGATGACTACATTACTGCCGGCTCTAGTGATAATCCCAAAAACGAAAAATTAGATCCCACAACCAGCATGAGCAAAAAAAGTTTAGCAAAAGCACAAATCGCACAATTCGATCAAGCCTTGCGTGCTGCTTTACCTGAATCCGAATTTCATTATGAAATCTGCCAAGACAGTTCTAATAAAGAACCTACTTATGATGGATCATTTAATTCTCATTGTGACAAAAAGGCAGATGCTGATACTGTTATTAAAGTGTTATGGCTTAAAGATGCAGAAAGCGACAAAGCAGCAAGCGGCATAAAAAGACACGAAGACTCTATTGTTTACACCTACCAAGTACGCGTAAGGGAAAGATAA
- a CDS encoding GspH/FimT family pseudopilin, whose protein sequence is MYAQQKGFTLIELLVVIAITAIMATIALPNMSEWIASRRAASQAEQVANLLRFARAEAVRLNLPVYVCPVKIRKHGLADGTCDNSQKSSGLLAYADKNRDKAYKNDTSDISLRSIVLNGTDPAKVSHTFQHVAFGKDNADDGEAVFWSFMPNGTFGYTTSKTLDKSTTFKYADGYIKISMTDKAATTEETKKSRASIVLIDSSGRVEICAKSDSRPLCQYSESQSPEPKK, encoded by the coding sequence ATGTACGCACAACAAAAAGGTTTTACCTTAATCGAATTGTTGGTCGTGATTGCTATTACCGCCATCATGGCCACTATCGCCCTTCCCAATATGAGCGAATGGATTGCCTCCCGCCGCGCTGCCAGTCAGGCAGAGCAGGTGGCAAACCTCTTGCGTTTCGCACGAGCCGAAGCAGTCCGTCTCAATCTCCCTGTCTATGTCTGTCCCGTAAAAATTAGAAAACACGGTCTGGCTGACGGTACATGCGACAACAGCCAAAAAAGCAGCGGCCTGCTCGCCTATGCCGATAAAAACCGAGACAAAGCCTATAAGAATGACACAAGCGATATCTCCCTGCGCTCCATAGTCCTCAATGGTACCGACCCTGCCAAAGTTTCCCATACATTCCAACACGTCGCATTTGGAAAAGATAATGCCGATGACGGTGAGGCCGTATTTTGGTCATTTATGCCCAACGGCACATTCGGCTATACCACCTCTAAAACACTCGATAAATCAACGACTTTCAAATACGCCGACGGTTATATCAAGATTAGTATGACTGATAAAGCCGCAACGACCGAAGAAACCAAAAAATCCCGCGCCAGTATCGTCCTTATCGACAGCAGTGGTCGCGTCGAAATCTGCGCCAAATCAGATTCGCGCCCCCTTTGCCAATATTCAGAATCTCAAAGTCCCGAACCCAAAAAATAA
- the dnaB gene encoding replicative DNA helicase has protein sequence MNDYPDTSSEDREVSALSLPPHSMEAEQSVLGGLLLENSAWDRIADVVTGEDFYRHEHRLIFRTIANLINESRPADVITVQESLERNEELEAAGGFNYLITLAQNTPSAANIRRYAEIVRERSIMRQLAEVGTEIARSAYNPQGRDAGQLLDEAENKVFQIAESTAKSKQGFLEMPALLKEVVERIDMLYSRDNPDEVTGVSTGFIDLDKKTSGLQPGDLIIVAGRPSMGKTAFSINIAEHVAVEGKLPVAVFSMEMGGAQLVMRMLGSVGRLDQSVLKTGRLEDEHWGRLNEAVVKLSDAPMYIDETPGLTALELRARARRLARQFNGKLGLIVIDYLQLMAGSGRSDNRASELGEISRSLKALAKELQVPVIALSQLSRTVEQRTDKRPMMSDLRESGAIEQDADLIMFMYRDEYYNQESPMKGLAECIIGKHRNGPVGKVFLTWMGQFTKFDNAAYIPESALMED, from the coding sequence ATGAACGATTATCCCGATACGTCGTCTGAAGACCGCGAAGTCAGCGCGTTGTCGCTGCCGCCGCATTCTATGGAGGCGGAGCAATCCGTTTTGGGCGGTCTTTTGCTTGAGAATTCGGCTTGGGACAGAATCGCCGATGTAGTTACCGGTGAAGACTTCTACCGACACGAACACCGCCTGATTTTCCGCACCATCGCCAATCTGATTAATGAAAGCCGTCCTGCCGACGTGATTACCGTTCAGGAAAGTTTGGAGCGCAATGAGGAACTAGAGGCGGCGGGCGGATTCAATTACCTGATTACTTTGGCGCAAAACACGCCGTCCGCTGCGAATATACGCCGCTATGCCGAAATCGTGCGCGAGCGTTCTATCATGCGCCAACTTGCCGAAGTCGGTACTGAAATTGCCCGTAGTGCCTACAATCCTCAAGGCAGGGATGCCGGGCAGCTTTTAGATGAAGCGGAAAACAAGGTGTTCCAAATTGCAGAAAGTACGGCTAAATCCAAACAGGGCTTTCTCGAAATGCCTGCGCTTTTGAAGGAAGTAGTCGAGCGCATCGACATGCTTTATTCACGCGATAATCCGGATGAAGTTACCGGTGTGTCAACAGGGTTTATCGACTTGGATAAAAAAACCTCAGGTCTCCAGCCCGGTGATTTGATTATTGTGGCAGGTCGTCCCTCTATGGGTAAAACTGCCTTTTCCATCAATATCGCGGAACATGTTGCCGTAGAGGGCAAGCTGCCTGTCGCCGTATTTTCGATGGAGATGGGCGGCGCGCAACTGGTGATGCGTATGCTGGGTTCGGTGGGCAGGCTTGATCAGAGCGTTTTGAAAACGGGCAGATTGGAAGATGAACACTGGGGTCGTCTGAATGAAGCTGTGGTCAAGCTTTCCGATGCGCCTATGTATATTGATGAAACACCGGGCTTGACCGCACTCGAATTGCGCGCCCGCGCCCGTCGTCTTGCGCGCCAGTTCAACGGAAAATTGGGCTTAATCGTTATCGACTACCTGCAATTAATGGCAGGATCAGGACGTTCGGACAACCGCGCCTCAGAACTCGGCGAAATTTCGCGCTCCCTCAAAGCCTTGGCGAAGGAGCTGCAAGTGCCCGTCATTGCCTTGTCGCAGTTGAGCCGTACCGTAGAACAGCGCACCGACAAGCGCCCAATGATGTCCGACTTGCGGGAATCCGGTGCCATCGAGCAGGATGCGGACCTGATTATGTTTATGTACCGCGACGAATACTATAACCAAGAATCGCCCATGAAAGGTCTCGCGGAATGTATTATCGGTAAACACCGTAACGGTCCTGTCGGGAAAGTATTCCTCACTTGGATGGGGCAATTTACCAAATTCGACAATGCAGCCTACATTCCCGAATCCGCATTGATGGAAGATTGA
- a CDS encoding superoxide dismutase has product MEHKLPQLPYELDALSPHLSKETLEFHYGKHHQTYITNLNNQIKGTEFENLPLEEIVKKSSGGVFNNAAQTWNHTFYWLGFTPKGQGKPSGELAAAIDAKWGSFEKFQEAFSACAAGTFGSGWAWLVKTPAGELDLVSTSNAATPLTTENTPLLTCDVWEHAYYIDYRNSRPNYLKGFWEIVNWDEVAKRFAA; this is encoded by the coding sequence ATGGAACATAAGCTGCCACAACTGCCTTATGAACTGGACGCATTGTCCCCGCATCTGAGCAAAGAGACTTTGGAGTTCCACTACGGCAAACACCATCAAACCTACATCACCAATCTGAACAATCAAATCAAAGGTACCGAATTTGAAAACCTGCCTTTGGAAGAGATTGTGAAAAAATCTTCAGGCGGTGTGTTCAACAACGCAGCGCAAACTTGGAACCATACCTTCTACTGGCTGGGTTTCACGCCTAAAGGTCAAGGCAAACCTTCCGGCGAACTGGCCGCCGCCATCGACGCCAAATGGGGCAGCTTCGAGAAATTCCAAGAAGCATTCTCCGCTTGCGCGGCAGGTACTTTCGGCTCCGGTTGGGCATGGCTGGTGAAAACCCCTGCCGGCGAATTGGATTTGGTTTCCACTTCCAACGCGGCCACTCCGCTGACCACTGAAAACACTCCGCTGCTGACCTGTGACGTATGGGAACACGCCTACTACATCGACTACCGCAACAGCCGCCCCAACTACCTGAAAGGTTTCTGGGAAATCGTCAACTGGGACGAAGTCGCCAAACGCTTTGCTGCTTAA